The window GTAAACAGGCTCATTAAGGAGTTCCAGGAGTTTGCTGAAATAGTCAAGGTGAACATTGAGGACGACATACCCACAGAAAACCTCACCAATAGGGAGTTGAAAGTGTTGACAACAGCCCTAGATTTAGGTTACTTCGACTACCCGAGAAAGATAAAGTCAAAGGAGTTATCGGAGATCCTGGGTATTTCAGAGCCCACTTTCGTCTTTCACCTTAGGAACGCAGAGAGAAAGATTGTCAATAATTACATTAAAAAGCTCGGAAAGAACATGTTGTCTTAACCTTAAATTCGGTTAGACGGGTTTTTGAACACTTCTCCCTTAACAAGAGGAAGAAATGTCTTGAAGTTAACTCCCTTCAACACCCCACGTTAATGTACTAAAGATGAAAATAATGAATTAATAAATATATTTAAAAATGCTTTAACCCCATTTTAATATGTGATAGGATTATGGTTGAAGTAATAAGGGATAAAAAGATAGTAGTGAAACCAAACCTTACAAATTATGACGAAATATACAGGAATTTTAACTGGAATAACGCTAGAAAAACACTGAATTTTGTGGAAAAGGGAAATGTCTCAAAGCTCGTTATGGATCTAAATTCTGATGGCAAAGACAAGAGTGGGTTGATATGGATCAGCGAGAAGGGAGATATCAAGAGTTATACATTCCATGACCTAGAGGTGAAAGCATCACGCTTTGGGGCTGTTTTGAAGGACTCAGGTATTAAACCTGGAGACAGAGTGGTTGTAATGTCTAAAAGGGTACCATCACTGTATTTTTCCCTCATGGCTATTGGCATGATTGGGGCAGTCATAGTCCCTATATACTCCACATTCGGTGAGGAGGCAATTAGATATAGAGTTGAGAACAGTGGCTCTAAGGTGGCAATTTTACATGAATCACTTGCTGATAAGTTTAAGAACATTTCAGGGATAAGGATCTTAAAGACGTCAGAAGAGGGGATAATGAACGAACCGAACGTGCATAACATATCATATGTGGAGAGGTCGATAAATGATCCCACGTTGATATTGTACACTTCAGGGACAACTGGAAGACCAAAGGGAATATGGCACTCACAGGACATTATGACCTTCTATTACTTCTCTGGTAAATACCACTTTGACATGCATGCACAGGATAAGTTTTGGCACACAGGAGATCCCGCGTGGGTTGCCGGGTTTGCAGGAGTGTGGACAGCATGGCTCAACAGCATTCCAATAGTGTCTTACGAGGGGAAATTTGACGCAGAGTGCTGGTATTCTAACATAGAGAGGGTGAAGGTCACTTTAATGTCCACTGCACCAACTGCGATTAGGCTACTGAAAAAGGAGGGTATTGAGCTCGCCAGAAAATTTGATCTCTCCTCAATTAGGTTCATCCACGCAGGAGGGGAGTATGTTGACCCTGACATAATAAGGTGGAGTATGGAGGTTTTTGGGGTACCAATACATGATGGTTATGGTCAGACCGAGACTGCAACTTATGTCATTGCAAACTACATTTCAATGCCCATTAAGATAGGGTCAATGGGCAAACCACTGCCAGGTGTAAAGGCACTTGTAGTGGACGAAAATGGTAATCCCCTACCGCCTAACACTAAGGGAATACTGGCATTAGATCCTGACTTTCCGGCTATGGCTAAAGGTATATGGAACGATGAGGAGAGGTGGAGGAACAGTTTCAAGAATGGTTATTATTTAACAAGTGATATGGGTTATATGGACGAAGACGGTTACTTTTGGTACCTTGGAAGGGCTGATGACATAATAAAGGTTTCAGGGTACAGGATCAGTCCAGTTGAGATCGAAAGCGTTATAATGACACACCC is drawn from Sulfolobus acidocaldarius SUSAZ and contains these coding sequences:
- a CDS encoding AMP-dependent synthetase, which translates into the protein MVEVIRDKKIVVKPNLTNYDEIYRNFNWNNARKTLNFVEKGNVSKLVMDLNSDGKDKSGLIWISEKGDIKSYTFHDLEVKASRFGAVLKDSGIKPGDRVVVMSKRVPSLYFSLMAIGMIGAVIVPIYSTFGEEAIRYRVENSGSKVAILHESLADKFKNISGIRILKTSEEGIMNEPNVHNISYVERSINDPTLILYTSGTTGRPKGIWHSQDIMTFYYFSGKYHFDMHAQDKFWHTGDPAWVAGFAGVWTAWLNSIPIVSYEGKFDAECWYSNIERVKVTLMSTAPTAIRLLKKEGIELARKFDLSSIRFIHAGGEYVDPDIIRWSMEVFGVPIHDGYGQTETATYVIANYISMPIKIGSMGKPLPGVKALVVDENGNPLPPNTKGILALDPDFPAMAKGIWNDEERWRNSFKNGYYLTSDMGYMDEDGYFWYLGRADDIIKVSGYRISPVEIESVIMTHPAVAESAVIGVEDPIRGFRIKAYIVLKKDYSPSDELKNEIINHVRVKLGAHVVPREVEIVKELPHTLSGKTMRRVLRAIESGSQLGDVSTLENPETVKRE